One Brevibacillus choshinensis genomic window carries:
- a CDS encoding Na/Pi cotransporter family protein: MIVSILAPFTFGLSFFLFGMYAMRTGFQNLAGKKMEQWMGKFTRTPIHSFWIGLLSTFVLQSSSAVTVLTIGLTNAGIIQFSQTVGIILGTNLGTTVTTELIALKLESFAIPMLLIGVALWLMPRRAVRCTGLVVAGFGLIFLGIDTLKLMAAPLEQSETFRSLFLESRHSIGVGLLTGIIFTGLIHSGSATTVITMGLLAHNVLSMETALAIVLGANIGTCFTAVIASIGTNTASKQVAWCHTLFNVAGALAFLPFLPQLALVSAFLTENPSMQIAHSQTIFNLVCSLVALPFTSHIARFIQWLIPDKRNPSKRV; this comes from the coding sequence GTGATCGTGTCCATCCTCGCCCCGTTCACGTTTGGGCTCAGTTTTTTTCTGTTCGGTATGTATGCCATGCGAACCGGCTTTCAAAATTTGGCCGGCAAAAAAATGGAGCAGTGGATGGGAAAGTTTACCCGTACACCGATCCACAGCTTTTGGATAGGACTGTTATCGACCTTTGTCCTCCAGAGCTCCAGTGCCGTTACCGTGCTCACCATCGGACTGACCAATGCGGGCATCATCCAGTTTTCGCAGACTGTCGGCATCATTCTCGGCACCAATCTGGGTACGACCGTCACGACGGAGCTCATCGCACTCAAGCTGGAATCGTTCGCCATTCCCATGCTGCTCATCGGGGTAGCACTCTGGCTCATGCCGCGCCGAGCTGTTCGATGCACAGGCCTCGTGGTCGCAGGCTTCGGACTCATCTTCCTCGGAATCGACACCTTGAAGCTGATGGCGGCTCCCCTCGAGCAATCCGAAACATTCCGCTCCCTTTTTCTCGAAAGTCGGCATTCGATCGGGGTGGGACTTCTGACCGGGATCATTTTCACCGGATTGATTCACAGCGGATCCGCCACTACCGTCATTACCATGGGACTTCTTGCCCACAACGTCCTGTCGATGGAGACAGCACTCGCCATTGTTCTCGGGGCCAATATCGGCACTTGCTTTACCGCAGTGATTGCCAGCATCGGCACCAATACCGCCTCCAAACAGGTCGCGTGGTGCCATACGTTGTTTAACGTTGCCGGTGCTCTCGCCTTTTTGCCTTTTCTTCCACAGCTTGCCCTGGTCAGTGCTTTTTTAACGGAGAATCCTTCGATGCAGATCGCCCATTCCCAAACCATTTTCAATCTGGTCTGCTCGCTGGTCGCTCTGCCGTTCACCAGTCACATCGCACGCTTCATTCAATGGCTGATTCCGGACAAGCGAAACCCGTCCAAGCGCGTGTGA
- a CDS encoding class I SAM-dependent rRNA methyltransferase — MARVLLNQHRKKRLESGHPWIFQSEVLEIQGEVVPGEIVEVTNHKGHFLAKGYINPASQMIVRILSFDPNEAIDYDFFLRKIREAAEFRTRFVDNPLACRVVYGEADFLPGLIVDRYNDVLVVQVLSLGIEQRIDWIRDALVEVFSPAGIYLRNDVPVRKLEGLEQGQGVLYGECPREILIEENGLKYYVDIVEGQKTGFFYDQRENRASIAPLMKGWGEKHGISLKPVDVDGEQMVVPVDKRGKVIKNPFWDGAEVLECFTHTGSFTLNACKHGAKKVTALDISEHAIETAKRNITLNGFLHRVDFVVANAFDYLRENVEAGRSWDVVILDPPAFAKSRGAVKGAIRGYKDINLHGLKLVRPGGFLVTASCSYHMSPELFLDTIQEAAVDAKKILRLIEWRGAGKDHPQITGADEAHYLKFAIFEVRDRK; from the coding sequence GTGGCGAGAGTATTATTGAATCAGCATCGAAAAAAACGGCTGGAATCCGGTCATCCGTGGATTTTTCAGTCGGAAGTACTGGAGATTCAGGGTGAAGTAGTACCCGGAGAAATCGTGGAAGTCACCAACCACAAAGGACATTTCCTCGCGAAAGGCTACATCAATCCTGCCTCTCAGATGATTGTCCGCATTTTGAGCTTCGATCCGAATGAAGCGATCGACTATGACTTTTTCCTGCGCAAAATCCGGGAGGCGGCTGAATTTCGCACCCGCTTTGTGGACAACCCGCTTGCGTGCAGGGTCGTCTACGGAGAAGCGGACTTTTTGCCTGGATTGATCGTCGACCGTTATAACGATGTGCTGGTCGTGCAGGTGCTCTCCCTTGGCATCGAGCAACGCATCGACTGGATTCGTGATGCGCTGGTGGAAGTCTTTTCGCCTGCGGGCATTTATCTGCGCAACGACGTGCCGGTGAGAAAGTTGGAAGGGCTGGAGCAAGGCCAGGGTGTGCTGTACGGAGAATGCCCGCGAGAGATCCTGATCGAAGAAAACGGTCTCAAGTACTACGTGGACATCGTCGAAGGACAAAAGACCGGGTTTTTCTACGATCAGCGTGAAAACCGCGCTTCAATCGCTCCGTTGATGAAAGGCTGGGGAGAGAAACACGGTATTTCTCTGAAACCAGTCGATGTGGATGGGGAGCAGATGGTGGTCCCGGTCGACAAGCGGGGGAAAGTCATCAAGAATCCGTTCTGGGACGGCGCCGAGGTATTGGAATGCTTTACCCATACAGGCTCGTTCACACTAAATGCTTGCAAGCATGGTGCAAAAAAGGTGACCGCCTTGGATATTTCCGAGCATGCCATTGAAACGGCAAAGCGAAACATCACCTTGAACGGGTTTTTGCACCGCGTCGATTTTGTGGTGGCCAATGCGTTTGATTACTTACGCGAAAATGTAGAAGCAGGCCGAAGCTGGGATGTCGTCATTCTCGATCCTCCCGCATTTGCGAAGTCGCGCGGAGCTGTAAAGGGTGCAATCCGCGGGTACAAGGACATCAACTTGCACGGTTTGAAGCTGGTTCGCCCGGGTGGCTTCCTGGTGACGGCCTCCTGCTCGTACCATATGTCACCGGAGCTGTTCCTCGACACGATCCAAGAGGCAGCTGTGGATGCGAAAAAGATCCTGCGCCTGATCGAATGGCGGGGAGCCGGCAAAGACCATCCGCAAATCACGGGAGCAGACGAAGCCCATTACTTGAAATTTGCCATCTTCGAAGTGCGTGACCGCAAATAA
- a CDS encoding D-alanine--D-alanine ligase: MGNEKIRLGIIYGGKSSEHEVSLRTALSILKAVDANRYEVTPIYVQLDGSWVKGDAIAGQLPERIDALRLTAGHPDESSNEVAGQQLVPTSKPASLFSIGQQVDVIFPVVHGPNGEDGTIQGMLELANLPYVGAGVMASAVGMDKWMMKTVFAQTGLPQVKYVGLLRSQWESNREASMDRIEEELGYPCFVKPANMGSSVGVNKAKNREELASALDVAAKFDRRLIVEEFVSARELEIGVLGNEELITSVVGEIIAAKEFYDYEAKYKGAGTELAIPAMVPDHVSQQIADIAKKAFQALDGSGLSRVDFFWDEENDKLYINEVNTMPGFTPFSMYPMLFQAAGISYSELIDRLVQLGIERHADKQRNIVDAEELE, from the coding sequence ATGGGAAACGAGAAGATTCGTCTGGGTATTATTTACGGTGGGAAATCCTCGGAGCATGAGGTTTCTTTGCGCACGGCCTTGTCCATTCTGAAGGCGGTGGACGCAAATAGATACGAAGTGACCCCGATCTACGTACAGCTCGACGGCTCTTGGGTGAAAGGGGACGCGATCGCTGGACAATTGCCGGAACGAATCGACGCCTTACGCCTGACAGCAGGGCATCCGGACGAAAGCAGCAACGAAGTGGCAGGACAGCAACTGGTTCCTACCTCCAAGCCAGCTTCCCTATTTTCTATCGGTCAGCAAGTGGATGTGATCTTTCCGGTCGTTCACGGACCGAACGGAGAAGACGGTACCATCCAAGGCATGCTGGAATTGGCGAATTTGCCGTATGTCGGAGCAGGTGTCATGGCTTCCGCTGTCGGTATGGACAAATGGATGATGAAAACAGTTTTTGCCCAAACAGGATTGCCACAAGTAAAATACGTGGGTCTGCTGCGCTCCCAATGGGAAAGCAATCGGGAAGCCAGCATGGATAGAATCGAGGAAGAGCTCGGTTACCCTTGCTTTGTGAAGCCTGCCAATATGGGTTCCAGCGTAGGGGTAAATAAAGCGAAAAACCGAGAAGAATTGGCGTCGGCACTGGATGTTGCCGCAAAATTTGACCGTCGACTCATCGTCGAAGAATTTGTGAGTGCGCGCGAGTTGGAAATCGGTGTGCTTGGAAATGAAGAGCTGATCACGTCGGTGGTCGGGGAAATCATTGCCGCCAAAGAGTTCTACGATTACGAAGCCAAGTACAAAGGAGCGGGCACGGAGCTGGCGATTCCTGCCATGGTGCCTGACCATGTCTCCCAGCAGATTGCCGATATCGCTAAGAAGGCTTTTCAGGCGCTGGACGGTTCTGGTCTGTCCCGCGTCGATTTCTTCTGGGATGAAGAGAACGACAAGCTGTACATCAACGAAGTCAATACGATGCCGGGCTTTACTCCGTTCAGCATGTATCCCATGCTGTTTCAGGCGGCTGGGATCAGCTACAGTGAGCTCATCGACAGACTCGTACAATTGGGCATCGAGCGGCATGCCGACAAACAGCGCAATATTGTGGATGCCGAAGAGCTGGAATAA
- a CDS encoding histidine phosphatase family protein yields the protein MKTHIYMVRHAESPFTLNEEETRELSEKGWRDAKRIATLLEAEQIDVFVSSSYRRAIQTVEIAARKLEKDIAIEPRFRERDLASHDHPFENFEQAVEKAFADPAYSYPGGESNRDACIRGVAAVKDVLAAYPGKKVAIGTHGNILTIIMNHFDDRYDFEFWKKTTKPDLYKLTFEGDSLMEVNRLWEE from the coding sequence ATGAAAACCCACATCTACATGGTACGCCACGCGGAATCTCCATTCACCTTGAACGAAGAAGAGACGAGGGAGCTTTCGGAAAAAGGATGGAGGGACGCGAAACGGATCGCAACCCTGTTAGAGGCTGAGCAGATAGATGTCTTTGTATCCAGCTCTTACAGGAGGGCGATTCAGACCGTTGAAATAGCCGCTCGGAAGCTGGAGAAGGACATTGCCATTGAACCGCGTTTTCGAGAGCGCGATCTCGCTTCGCATGACCACCCCTTCGAAAATTTTGAACAGGCGGTTGAGAAGGCCTTTGCCGACCCGGCCTATTCCTATCCCGGTGGCGAGTCCAATCGGGATGCTTGCATCCGGGGAGTTGCCGCGGTAAAGGACGTTTTGGCTGCCTACCCCGGGAAGAAGGTAGCGATCGGGACCCATGGAAATATCTTGACCATCATCATGAATCATTTCGATGACCGCTATGATTTTGAATTCTGGAAAAAAACGACCAAGCCTGACCTCTACAAGCTTACTTTCGAAGGAGATTCGCTCATGGAAGTGAACCGCCTATGGGAGGAATAA
- a CDS encoding UDP-N-acetylmuramoyl-tripeptide--D-alanyl-D-alanine ligase: MKPIALEHAAIKAEGLMRAGDPGLQITAVHFDTRQLAEGSLFIALTGVARDGHDFLLQAAEQGAVAAVISDEHKVPQGLPQGFGLILVNDTVRAFQKLAAGYRREQSIPHIAVTGSIGKTTVKDIIAHVLESHFPVYKTYKNLNNHLGVPYSLLQIEEQHKAAVLELGMNHAGEIDLIASLAKPEISVITYIGDSHMEYFGSREKIALAKAELLPHTSPDGLVLLNGDSEYLRMIAHLYPGKVAYYSVEGPADIWAEEIRSDEDGMHFTVCFATGERFAAFLPLYGVHSVLNALPAIAIAKRHGMSDTQIADALATVKLSAMRFEQVNSTHGALYISDAYNASPTSMEAAIGTFADLFPARQKVLVLADMFELGPDSDQMHAQVGAYADALRDRFSMLVTVGESSRHISDAYTGNKLHVATKEEAVAALLPLRDANHAFLFKASRGMELWTVITDLERQP; the protein is encoded by the coding sequence ATGAAACCAATCGCATTGGAACATGCGGCCATAAAAGCGGAAGGGCTGATGCGCGCAGGGGATCCCGGATTGCAGATTACAGCCGTTCACTTCGACACTCGCCAGTTGGCAGAAGGATCGCTGTTTATCGCATTGACCGGCGTAGCCCGGGACGGCCATGATTTTCTCCTCCAAGCGGCAGAGCAAGGCGCCGTTGCAGCGGTTATTTCAGATGAACATAAAGTTCCGCAGGGCTTGCCACAAGGATTCGGGCTGATTCTGGTCAATGACACCGTACGGGCCTTTCAAAAGCTGGCCGCCGGCTATCGGAGGGAGCAATCCATTCCGCACATCGCTGTCACAGGAAGCATCGGCAAAACGACCGTAAAGGATATCATTGCACACGTACTGGAGAGCCATTTTCCCGTATATAAAACGTACAAAAACTTGAATAATCACTTGGGTGTGCCCTATTCTCTCCTGCAAATCGAGGAGCAGCACAAAGCTGCCGTACTGGAGCTGGGAATGAACCACGCCGGGGAAATTGATTTGATCGCTTCCCTCGCGAAGCCCGAGATCAGCGTCATCACCTACATAGGGGATTCTCACATGGAGTACTTCGGTTCCAGGGAAAAAATTGCACTCGCAAAAGCGGAGCTGCTTCCGCATACCTCCCCCGATGGACTCGTGCTCTTGAACGGAGACTCAGAGTACTTGCGCATGATCGCCCATCTCTATCCGGGCAAGGTAGCCTATTATTCGGTGGAGGGTCCTGCTGATATTTGGGCAGAGGAAATCCGCTCGGATGAAGACGGCATGCATTTTACCGTATGCTTTGCTACCGGGGAACGCTTTGCCGCTTTCCTGCCATTGTACGGAGTGCACAGCGTCCTCAATGCCCTGCCGGCGATAGCCATCGCAAAGCGGCACGGCATGTCTGATACTCAGATCGCAGATGCGCTCGCGACCGTCAAGCTCTCAGCGATGCGCTTTGAACAGGTGAACTCCACTCACGGCGCTCTTTACATCAGTGATGCTTATAACGCGAGCCCGACTTCCATGGAAGCCGCGATCGGCACATTTGCGGACCTGTTCCCTGCGCGTCAAAAGGTGCTGGTGCTAGCTGATATGTTTGAACTGGGACCAGACAGCGACCAGATGCACGCTCAGGTAGGGGCATACGCCGATGCCCTGCGCGACCGTTTTTCCATGCTCGTGACAGTCGGTGAGAGCTCCCGTCATATCAGCGACGCATACACGGGCAACAAGCTGCACGTTGCCACCAAGGAAGAGGCGGTTGCCGCACTCCTGCCCCTGCGCGACGCGAATCACGCCTTTTTGTTCAAAGCATCGCGAGGCATGGAGCTTTGGACCGTGATCACGGATTTGGAGCGACAGCCGTAA
- a CDS encoding histidine triad nucleotide-binding protein, which yields MEKSIFTRIMDGEIPARVEYEDEQVIVIHDIAPKAPVHLLIIPRKPIATLMDVQAEDLPLIGHIHVVAQKLANQLGVKGFRLINNCGKEGGQEVFHIHYHFLAGFQEEK from the coding sequence ATGGAAAAAAGCATTTTTACGAGAATCATGGACGGGGAGATCCCTGCGCGTGTAGAATACGAAGACGAACAGGTCATCGTGATTCACGACATCGCTCCGAAAGCACCCGTACACCTGTTGATTATTCCTCGCAAGCCGATCGCTACGCTGATGGATGTGCAGGCCGAGGACCTGCCTCTGATCGGCCATATACACGTGGTTGCTCAAAAGCTAGCGAATCAGCTGGGAGTGAAAGGCTTTCGCCTGATCAACAACTGCGGAAAGGAAGGCGGACAAGAGGTCTTCCACATTCATTATCATTTCCTCGCAGGCTTTCAGGAAGAAAAATGA
- the rpsU gene encoding 30S ribosomal protein S21: protein MAEIRVKKNESLDSALRRFKRESAKSGVMAELRKRRHFEKPSIKRKKKSEAARKRKF from the coding sequence ATGGCAGAAATTCGAGTCAAGAAAAACGAGTCTTTGGATAGCGCACTTCGCCGCTTCAAGCGTGAGAGCGCAAAATCCGGGGTGATGGCGGAACTGCGTAAACGTCGCCACTTTGAGAAGCCAAGCATTAAGCGCAAGAAGAAATCCGAAGCAGCACGCAAACGTAAGTTTTAA
- a CDS encoding GatB/YqeY domain-containing protein, whose translation MSVMERLDQDMKQAMKDRAALKLSVIRMVKAALKNEEINKGRPLSDDEVLTILTRELKQRRESLHEFEKAGRVDLASKAREEIDVLAAYLPAQLSEQEVRDIVREAIAATNASSKKEMGKVMGAIMPKVKGRADGNLVQKIVSEELPT comes from the coding sequence ATGAGTGTAATGGAGCGACTCGATCAAGATATGAAGCAAGCAATGAAGGACAGAGCTGCTCTGAAACTCTCTGTTATTCGCATGGTGAAAGCCGCGTTAAAGAACGAAGAGATTAACAAAGGCAGGCCTTTGTCTGACGACGAAGTGCTGACCATCTTGACTCGTGAGTTAAAACAACGCCGTGAATCCCTCCACGAATTTGAAAAGGCAGGCCGCGTGGACCTTGCCTCGAAAGCGCGCGAAGAGATTGACGTGCTCGCCGCTTACTTACCCGCTCAGCTAAGCGAACAAGAAGTTCGTGATATCGTTCGGGAAGCGATAGCAGCCACAAATGCCTCCTCGAAAAAAGAGATGGGCAAAGTAATGGGTGCAATCATGCCGAAAGTGAAAGGCAGAGCAGACGGAAACCTCGTGCAGAAGATTGTATCTGAGGAACTACCAACGTAG
- a CDS encoding NfeD family protein gives MFVSGQLASAATYQKAFWIPVDNTIERGLESFLKRAFEEAEQQQADLVILDIDTPGGEVNAAGEIGQLIRQAPMHVVAYIDNQAFSAGTYIALNANEIVMTPGSSMGAATPIDMAGNAADVKIISAWSKQMQSAAKLNHRNEDVARAMVEIDTEFPGLKPKGTVLSLDAQTAKNVGYADRVVANKQELLSQLGVGADAIQSIDPTAGERVARWVTSPVVMSVLLVIGLVGIVVELFAPGFGVAGTISLVSFGLYFFGHFVAGFANWLHIALFVIGIFLMIMEIFLPGGIVGALGFISIVTGLVMAAYDTQQGLASLGIAVLITVIVTVLLVKRFGVKGLFNKFILGDTQRNEEGYVAPRDQRELLQKEGIALTPLRPSGMVKVDGKRVDAVSIGGFISAGTPVVVIQVEGTRVVVQEQE, from the coding sequence ATGTTCGTTTCAGGACAGCTGGCATCCGCAGCAACCTACCAAAAAGCATTCTGGATCCCGGTTGACAATACGATCGAGCGAGGACTGGAGAGCTTTTTGAAACGGGCTTTTGAGGAAGCAGAGCAGCAGCAGGCTGACCTTGTCATTCTGGATATCGACACTCCAGGGGGAGAAGTGAATGCCGCTGGAGAGATTGGACAGCTCATCCGTCAAGCTCCGATGCATGTCGTCGCTTATATAGACAATCAGGCGTTTTCGGCAGGGACTTACATCGCGCTGAACGCGAATGAAATCGTGATGACTCCGGGCAGCAGCATGGGTGCAGCGACACCCATCGATATGGCAGGCAACGCCGCTGACGTAAAAATCATCTCTGCGTGGTCAAAGCAGATGCAGAGCGCGGCAAAGCTGAATCATCGCAACGAGGACGTAGCGAGGGCTATGGTGGAGATCGATACCGAGTTTCCCGGGCTGAAGCCAAAGGGTACGGTGCTTTCTCTGGATGCCCAGACTGCAAAAAACGTCGGCTATGCGGATCGAGTGGTTGCGAATAAGCAGGAACTGCTCAGTCAGTTGGGTGTAGGAGCAGATGCGATTCAGAGCATCGACCCGACAGCGGGAGAGAGGGTGGCAAGATGGGTGACCAGCCCTGTCGTGATGAGCGTCTTGCTCGTGATCGGCTTGGTTGGAATCGTCGTCGAGCTGTTCGCACCTGGTTTTGGCGTCGCGGGTACGATTTCATTGGTATCTTTTGGACTGTACTTCTTCGGGCACTTTGTCGCCGGATTTGCCAACTGGTTGCATATCGCTCTGTTTGTCATTGGGATTTTCTTGATGATCATGGAGATATTTCTACCGGGCGGGATTGTCGGGGCACTCGGGTTCATCAGCATCGTCACTGGACTGGTCATGGCTGCTTACGATACGCAGCAAGGGCTTGCTTCTCTGGGGATTGCCGTACTGATTACGGTGATCGTCACGGTTCTACTAGTGAAACGATTTGGGGTGAAAGGGTTGTTTAACAAGTTTATTTTAGGAGACACCCAACGAAACGAAGAAGGCTATGTCGCTCCGAGGGACCAGCGCGAACTTTTGCAAAAAGAAGGAATCGCCCTCACACCGCTGCGCCCATCTGGTATGGTAAAGGTAGATGGAAAGCGTGTGGACGCCGTCAGCATAGGTGGCTTCATTTCAGCGGGGACGCCTGTTGTGGTGATCCAAGTGGAAGGCACGCGCGTCGTCGTACAGGAACAAGAATAA
- the floA gene encoding flotillin-like protein FloA (flotillin-like protein involved in membrane lipid rafts) has protein sequence MLEGGLIPLIFMVAVAIVVLSIFFSFVPVMLWISALASGVHIGIITLVAMRLRRVIPSRIVNPLIKARKAGLELDTNQLESHYLAGGNVDRVVDALVAAQRADIPLGFERAAAIDLAGRDVLEAVQMSVNPKVIETPIVAAMAKDGIELRTKAKVTVRANIDRLVGGAGEETVIARVGEGIVSTIGSSNSHKDVLENPDLISKTVLNKGLDAGTAFEILSIDIADVDVGKNIGAQLQTDQAEADKRIAQAKAEERRAMAVAQEQEMKARVQEMKAKVVEAEAQVPLALAEALTSGKMGVMDYYNMQNIAADTQMRQSFGNPGDKNKNTPPSGQE, from the coding sequence ATGTTAGAAGGCGGATTGATACCTCTCATTTTCATGGTGGCAGTAGCCATCGTTGTCCTTTCGATTTTCTTCTCGTTTGTACCCGTCATGCTGTGGATTTCCGCACTCGCGTCGGGTGTGCATATCGGGATCATCACCTTGGTGGCCATGAGACTGCGCCGCGTCATTCCTTCCCGCATCGTGAATCCGTTGATCAAGGCGCGTAAAGCGGGTCTGGAACTGGATACGAATCAGCTGGAGAGCCATTACCTGGCAGGCGGTAACGTAGACCGGGTGGTAGATGCTCTGGTAGCTGCCCAGCGTGCCGATATTCCACTCGGATTTGAGCGTGCGGCTGCCATCGACTTGGCAGGCCGCGATGTGCTGGAAGCGGTGCAAATGAGTGTAAATCCAAAAGTAATTGAAACGCCAATCGTTGCGGCGATGGCCAAAGACGGGATTGAATTGCGTACCAAGGCAAAAGTCACCGTACGTGCCAACATTGACCGTTTGGTCGGGGGTGCGGGCGAAGAAACCGTCATCGCGCGTGTCGGCGAAGGGATCGTCTCTACAATCGGTTCATCCAACAGCCACAAAGACGTGCTCGAGAACCCGGATCTGATTTCCAAAACCGTTTTGAATAAAGGGCTGGATGCCGGTACAGCCTTTGAAATCCTGTCGATTGACATCGCGGATGTCGATGTCGGCAAAAACATCGGTGCACAGCTGCAGACTGACCAGGCGGAAGCGGACAAACGGATTGCCCAAGCAAAAGCGGAAGAACGCCGTGCGATGGCCGTCGCTCAAGAGCAAGAGATGAAAGCCCGCGTACAAGAGATGAAAGCCAAAGTCGTGGAAGCGGAAGCTCAAGTACCGCTTGCACTCGCAGAAGCATTGACCAGCGGCAAAATGGGCGTGATGGACTACTACAACATGCAAAACATTGCGGCTGACACCCAGATGCGTCAATCCTTCGGAAATCCGGGCGACAAGAATAAGAACACGCCGCCAAGCGGACAGGAATAA
- a CDS encoding sigma-70 family RNA polymerase sigma factor, translated as MNQQAYEKMGSFRQKVIRLVYVEKKSIYETAIACGCSAEKVKRVMKKWKALSRHEVVTLPPTEE; from the coding sequence ATGAATCAACAAGCGTATGAAAAAATGGGAAGTTTCCGTCAAAAAGTCATTCGGCTTGTTTACGTGGAGAAGAAATCGATCTACGAAACGGCCATCGCATGCGGATGCTCTGCAGAAAAAGTGAAGCGTGTCATGAAAAAGTGGAAAGCACTGTCACGCCACGAAGTCGTAACCCTACCTCCTACAGAAGAATAG
- the yqfC gene encoding sporulation protein YqfC, with product MKRWSRRLRQLAGGVLELPQDVVLEVPRITMIGHLQMYIENHRGVLHFSEKELRLLLTNGQMIVSGEQLVIRAILPEEVLLEGRIGGVKFLETGPQSS from the coding sequence ATGAAGCGTTGGAGCCGCCGTCTGCGCCAATTGGCGGGAGGGGTTTTGGAGCTGCCGCAAGATGTCGTCCTGGAAGTCCCGCGCATTACGATGATCGGCCATTTGCAAATGTACATAGAAAATCACCGCGGAGTTCTGCATTTCAGTGAAAAAGAGCTCCGTTTGCTGTTGACGAATGGACAGATGATCGTATCCGGCGAGCAGCTTGTCATCCGAGCGATCTTGCCAGAGGAGGTTTTGCTGGAAGGCAGAATCGGCGGCGTGAAATTTCTGGAAACCGGGCCGCAGAGCTCGTAA
- the yqfD gene encoding sporulation protein YqfD — MRNGLKEWVDGHVTITVRGKRFERFLNMAIRDGIRIWNIRRVGEELTRCDILIRDYFRLRPLLRETGCRSHVEGRGGLPFWLIRLRRRAGLVIGASLFFLGLYMLSSFVWTVEVSGTRHMDPQKVMKAAEQIGIKEGVWKVKLKEPLALQKELMSLLPEATWVGVDIQGTKVKLQVVEKDAPVKPLPTSPRHLVAKKRAVISKVLPQVGKSQVTVNQMVEKGQVLISGIIGNETRQQAVSARGTVRGEVWYVTETSLPLNQTLYRLTGEIQDQQYLLVGPYAVQVWPLNKLAFAHSENTESRFLPSYAGYTSPIGWKTVHTKETEPVTHQMSVEEATEIAKRFAREDILRKAGKDAEIKDEKVLHVSTENGKVYLSIHFSVIEDIAVEQPIVGVPQPPAETGKP; from the coding sequence ATGCGAAACGGACTGAAAGAGTGGGTTGACGGACATGTCACCATCACCGTGCGGGGGAAGCGGTTCGAGCGCTTTTTGAATATGGCCATTCGGGATGGCATCCGAATCTGGAACATTCGCCGCGTAGGAGAAGAGTTGACCCGTTGCGATATTTTGATTCGCGATTATTTTCGCTTGCGCCCGTTGCTTCGGGAGACAGGCTGTCGCAGCCATGTGGAGGGCCGGGGAGGATTGCCTTTTTGGCTCATTCGGTTACGGAGGCGAGCAGGCCTTGTGATTGGAGCTTCTCTTTTTTTTCTCGGATTGTACATGCTGTCGTCCTTTGTATGGACTGTTGAGGTGAGCGGCACCAGGCACATGGATCCGCAAAAGGTCATGAAAGCGGCTGAGCAGATTGGGATTAAAGAAGGGGTATGGAAGGTCAAACTAAAAGAGCCACTGGCCCTGCAAAAAGAGCTGATGAGCCTGTTGCCAGAGGCGACATGGGTCGGGGTGGATATACAGGGAACGAAAGTGAAATTACAGGTCGTGGAGAAAGACGCTCCGGTAAAGCCTCTTCCTACGAGTCCGCGGCATTTGGTAGCCAAGAAGCGGGCCGTGATTTCCAAGGTGCTGCCCCAGGTCGGTAAGAGTCAGGTAACTGTGAATCAGATGGTTGAAAAAGGTCAGGTTCTGATCTCAGGCATTATCGGAAACGAGACGCGGCAGCAGGCTGTTTCAGCGCGTGGTACCGTGCGTGGCGAGGTTTGGTACGTAACCGAGACATCCCTCCCGCTCAATCAGACCTTGTATCGCTTGACAGGGGAAATTCAGGATCAGCAGTACTTGCTGGTCGGTCCTTATGCCGTCCAGGTATGGCCGCTGAACAAGCTTGCATTTGCCCATTCGGAAAACACCGAGTCACGCTTTTTGCCTTCGTACGCTGGGTATACCTCGCCGATCGGCTGGAAGACCGTTCACACCAAAGAAACGGAGCCTGTAACGCACCAAATGAGTGTGGAGGAGGCTACTGAAATCGCCAAGCGTTTTGCCAGAGAGGATATTCTTCGCAAAGCAGGGAAAGATGCGGAGATAAAGGATGAAAAAGTTTTGCACGTATCAACAGAGAATGGTAAAGTTTACTTGAGCATTCATTTTTCCGTCATTGAAGACATTGCAGTTGAACAGCCGATCGTGGGAGTGCCACAGCCACCGGCTGAGACTGGCAAGCCATGA